The proteins below are encoded in one region of Amorphus orientalis:
- the rimP gene encoding ribosome maturation factor RimP, with protein sequence MSEADNDRQTSSADPIDEPRIVREQGLDARIAAIVEPVIRDLGYRLVRVKVTAQNGCTLQIMAERPDGSMNVDDCEEISKAVSPVLDLEDPIDKAYHLEISSPGIDRPLVRRSDFDRWMGHETKIELSRLRDGRKRFRGVLLGNRDDAVMLRIDAEGGTADVDLPLDDIGDARLVLTDALIEESLKADRKARGGNEADDA encoded by the coding sequence GTGAGCGAAGCCGACAACGACCGCCAGACATCGAGCGCAGACCCGATCGACGAGCCCCGCATCGTCCGGGAACAGGGTCTCGATGCGCGCATTGCCGCGATCGTCGAGCCCGTGATCCGGGACCTCGGGTACCGGCTGGTGCGCGTGAAGGTGACGGCCCAGAACGGCTGCACCCTTCAGATCATGGCCGAGCGGCCGGACGGCAGCATGAACGTCGACGACTGCGAAGAGATTTCGAAGGCGGTCTCTCCGGTGCTCGATCTCGAGGACCCGATCGACAAGGCCTACCATCTGGAGATCTCGTCGCCGGGCATCGACCGCCCGCTGGTGCGCCGGTCCGACTTCGACCGGTGGATGGGGCACGAGACGAAGATCGAGCTGTCGCGGCTGCGCGACGGGCGCAAGCGGTTCCGCGGCGTGCTGCTGGGCAACCGGGACGATGCCGTGATGCTGCGCATCGATGCCGAAGGCGGCACGGCCGACGTCGATCTGCCGCTGGACGACATCGGCGACGCGCGGCTGGTGCTGACCGACGCGCTGATCGAGGAATCCCTGAAGGCGGACCGCAAGGCGCGCGGGGGAAATGAGGCCGACGACGCCTAG
- a CDS encoding alpha/beta hydrolase, whose protein sequence is MVELDGPRIEPAGEGKPRALVVLLHGYGADGSDLIELARMWAPALPDVAFVAPDAPDHCEMAPIGRQWFPLTLRDPSEYWRGVTAAAPLLDRFLDDQLVRYGLGADRLALVGFSQGTMMALHVGFRRAERIAGLIGYSGLMAGPDRIESEMTHRFPVLLVHGADDDLLPADLTRTTAEHLDLLKVPVSSHIEPGLGHGINEMGARLGLNFLTNNLPA, encoded by the coding sequence ATGGTGGAACTCGACGGCCCCCGGATCGAGCCGGCAGGAGAGGGCAAGCCGCGCGCCCTCGTGGTTCTGCTTCACGGATATGGCGCGGACGGCTCGGATCTGATCGAGCTTGCGCGGATGTGGGCGCCGGCGCTGCCGGACGTGGCCTTCGTGGCGCCCGACGCCCCCGATCACTGCGAGATGGCGCCGATCGGCCGGCAATGGTTTCCGCTGACCCTGCGCGATCCGTCGGAATACTGGCGCGGCGTGACGGCGGCCGCGCCGCTGCTCGACCGGTTCCTCGACGATCAGCTCGTCCGCTACGGACTGGGTGCCGACCGTCTCGCGCTGGTCGGCTTCAGCCAGGGCACCATGATGGCGCTTCACGTCGGCTTCCGGCGGGCGGAGCGGATCGCCGGGCTGATCGGCTATTCGGGGCTGATGGCCGGGCCCGACCGGATCGAATCGGAGATGACGCACCGATTCCCCGTGCTTCTCGTGCACGGCGCCGACGACGACCTGCTTCCGGCGGATCTGACCCGGACGACCGCCGAGCATCTCGACCTTCTTAAGGTTCCGGTCTCCTCGCACATCGAGCCGGGATTGGGTCATGGAATCAATGAGATGGGAGCGCGTCTGGGACTGAATTTCCTGACCAACAATTTGCCGGCATAA
- the gluQRS gene encoding tRNA glutamyl-Q(34) synthetase GluQRS, whose translation MTTAKPPVFRFAPSPNGYLHLGHAYSAIMNHRLAEARGGRFLVRIDDMDQGRARPAYEDAIFEDLAWLGLDWAEPVRHQSAHIPDYLDALDRLDRMGLIRRSVATRREIAAGADVAAAAGTPWRRDPDGGWCVPEDDLFLPPEVLRKRRETNAPATLRLKMADALARLDAPLTFREESDGPAGETGDVALDPALWGDVVLGRSDVPGSYHLSVVIDDAAQAVTHVVRGRDLFYATAIHRLLQHLLGLPTPVYHHHRLILDETGRKLSKSQGDTSLRELRAKGATPSDIRRMIGC comes from the coding sequence ATGACCACCGCAAAGCCGCCCGTCTTCCGCTTCGCGCCGAGCCCGAACGGCTATCTGCATCTGGGTCACGCCTATTCGGCGATCATGAACCACCGGCTCGCCGAGGCAAGGGGCGGCCGTTTTCTCGTCCGGATCGACGACATGGACCAGGGCCGCGCGCGACCGGCCTACGAGGACGCGATCTTCGAGGACCTCGCCTGGCTCGGCCTCGACTGGGCCGAGCCCGTCCGTCATCAGTCTGCGCATATCCCGGACTATCTGGACGCCCTCGACCGGCTCGACCGGATGGGGCTGATCCGGCGCTCGGTCGCCACCCGCCGCGAGATCGCCGCCGGGGCGGACGTAGCCGCCGCAGCAGGTACGCCGTGGCGCCGGGATCCCGACGGCGGCTGGTGCGTGCCCGAGGATGACCTCTTTTTGCCGCCGGAGGTCCTTCGCAAGCGACGCGAGACCAATGCCCCCGCCACACTCCGCCTGAAGATGGCGGACGCCCTCGCCCGGCTCGACGCCCCCCTCACCTTTCGCGAGGAGAGCGACGGCCCGGCCGGCGAGACTGGCGACGTGGCGCTCGATCCCGCGCTCTGGGGCGACGTGGTTCTCGGCCGCAGCGACGTGCCGGGCAGCTACCACCTCTCGGTCGTCATCGACGACGCCGCCCAGGCGGTCACCCACGTGGTGCGCGGCCGCGACCTCTTCTACGCCACCGCGATCCACCGCCTGCTGCAGCACCTGCTCGGCCTGCCGACCCCGGTCTACCACCATCACCGGCTGATCCTGGACGAGACCGGCCGCAAGCTCTCCAAGTCCCAGGGCGACACCAGCCTGCGCGAGCTCAGGGCCAAAGGCGCCACGCCGTCCGACATCCGCCGGATGATCGGCTGCTGA
- a CDS encoding ABC transporter permease, whose translation MNAHAVRAIYLFEMNRTRRTVLQSVVSPVVSTALYFVVFGGAIGSRIQEVDGVAYGAFIVPGLIMMSLLTQSVSNAAFGIYFPKFTGTIYEVLSAPLSPFEIVLGYVGAAATKSMLLGLIILATAAVFVPMRIDHPFVMILFLVLTAVTFSLFGFVIGIWADGFEKLQMIPLLFIMPLTFLGGTFYSIAMLPPFWQTVTLFNPVVYLVSGFRWSFYGTSDVPIAISLAMTAVFLAVCLTTIWWIFKTGWRLRP comes from the coding sequence ATGAACGCCCACGCGGTCCGCGCGATCTACCTCTTCGAGATGAACCGGACACGCCGCACGGTGCTGCAGAGCGTGGTGTCGCCGGTCGTCTCCACGGCGCTCTATTTCGTGGTCTTCGGGGGCGCCATCGGCTCCCGCATCCAGGAGGTCGACGGGGTCGCCTACGGCGCCTTCATCGTGCCCGGCCTGATCATGATGTCGCTGCTGACCCAGAGCGTGTCCAACGCCGCGTTCGGGATCTATTTCCCGAAGTTCACGGGGACGATCTACGAGGTGCTGTCGGCGCCGCTCTCCCCGTTCGAGATCGTGCTGGGCTACGTGGGCGCGGCTGCGACCAAATCGATGCTTCTGGGGCTGATCATCCTGGCGACGGCCGCCGTGTTCGTGCCGATGCGAATCGACCATCCGTTCGTGATGATCCTGTTCCTGGTGCTGACGGCGGTGACGTTCTCGCTGTTCGGATTCGTGATCGGCATCTGGGCCGACGGATTCGAGAAGCTGCAGATGATTCCCCTGCTGTTCATCATGCCGCTGACCTTCCTGGGCGGGACCTTCTACTCGATCGCCATGCTGCCGCCGTTCTGGCAGACGGTCACCCTGTTCAACCCGGTGGTCTACCTGGTGTCCGGGTTCCGCTGGTCGTTCTACGGGACCTCGGACGTTCCGATCGCGATCTCGCTGGCCATGACCGCGGTTTTCCTGGCCGTTTGCCTGACCACGATCTGGTGGATCTTCAAGACAGGCTGGCGCCTGCGCCCGTGA
- a CDS encoding SDR family NAD(P)-dependent oxidoreductase, with protein sequence MDLASRLKDRRVLVTGASSGLGAHFAMIAASAGAHVAVAARRKQRLDGLVQDLTEAGAASALAIELDVTDESSIEACCETAFAELGGVDVLVNNAGIATEGRAIDQSTADFDNVMAVNLRGVWLMAVALGRRWRDNRLAGNVINIASVLGERVAAGVAPYAVSKAGVVQMTKSLALEWARHGIRVNALAPGYFSTEINAAFFESDAGQGMIKRIPMRRVGRLDELDGVFLLLATDASSFMTGTVIPVDGGHLVSSL encoded by the coding sequence ATGGATCTTGCAAGCCGCCTGAAAGACCGCCGCGTTCTGGTGACCGGTGCGTCGAGCGGCCTCGGTGCCCACTTCGCGATGATCGCGGCGAGCGCAGGAGCCCACGTGGCCGTCGCCGCACGGCGGAAGCAACGGCTCGACGGTCTCGTGCAGGACCTCACCGAAGCCGGAGCCGCCTCGGCGCTGGCGATCGAACTGGACGTCACCGACGAAAGCTCGATCGAAGCCTGCTGCGAAACGGCGTTCGCCGAGCTCGGCGGGGTGGACGTGCTGGTCAACAACGCCGGCATCGCCACGGAGGGCCGCGCCATCGATCAGTCGACCGCCGATTTCGACAACGTCATGGCGGTCAATCTGCGGGGCGTCTGGCTGATGGCGGTGGCGCTCGGCCGGCGCTGGCGCGACAACCGGCTTGCGGGCAACGTGATCAACATCGCCTCGGTGCTCGGCGAACGGGTGGCCGCGGGCGTGGCCCCCTACGCCGTCTCGAAGGCGGGCGTGGTCCAGATGACCAAGTCGCTGGCGCTGGAATGGGCGCGGCACGGCATCCGGGTCAATGCGCTCGCGCCCGGCTACTTCTCCACCGAAATCAACGCCGCCTTCTTCGAAAGCGATGCCGGACAGGGCATGATCAAGCGCATCCCCATGCGCCGGGTCGGCCGGCTCGACGAACTCGACGGCGTGTTCCTGCTTCTGGCCACCGACGCCTCCAGCTTCATGACCGGAACCGTCATTCCGGTCGACGGGGGCCATCTGGTGTCGTCGCTTTAG
- a CDS encoding exodeoxyribonuclease III: MAASDSSADRLVVATWNINSIRSRLPLVERFVAAYAPDVLLLQETRCPDAQFPTSGLDKLGYPHVVVNGRKGHHGVAIAAKRPITDVMRENLADIDEGRHIAGAVEVGGRKVVLHSLYIPSGGDEPDPAVNPKFAAKLAYLEAFAPWSRTAAAVPSLVGGDFNVAPLPEDVWSHKQLLKVISHTPEETERLDAAQNAGSWVDVVRRDLPPPEKVFTWWSYRNRDHTVSNRGRRLDHMWASPSLADRVSGIRVVPEARSWEKPSDHVPVLVTISG; the protein is encoded by the coding sequence ATGGCGGCCAGCGACAGCTCCGCCGATCGCCTCGTCGTCGCCACCTGGAACATCAACTCGATCCGCTCCCGGCTGCCGCTGGTGGAGCGGTTCGTGGCGGCCTACGCCCCCGACGTGCTTCTGCTGCAGGAAACCCGCTGTCCGGATGCCCAGTTTCCGACCTCGGGCCTCGACAAGCTCGGCTATCCCCACGTGGTGGTGAACGGCCGCAAGGGCCACCACGGCGTCGCGATCGCCGCCAAGCGTCCGATCACCGACGTGATGCGCGAGAATCTGGCCGACATCGACGAGGGGCGGCACATCGCCGGCGCGGTCGAGGTGGGCGGCCGCAAGGTGGTGCTGCACTCGCTTTACATTCCGTCGGGCGGTGACGAGCCGGACCCGGCCGTGAACCCGAAATTCGCCGCCAAGCTCGCCTATCTGGAGGCGTTCGCGCCCTGGAGCCGGACCGCTGCGGCCGTGCCGAGCCTGGTGGGCGGCGACTTCAACGTCGCGCCGCTGCCGGAGGACGTGTGGTCCCACAAGCAGCTTCTGAAGGTGATCAGCCACACGCCGGAGGAGACCGAGCGGCTGGACGCGGCGCAAAATGCCGGAAGCTGGGTCGATGTGGTGCGGCGGGATCTGCCGCCGCCGGAGAAGGTCTTCACCTGGTGGAGCTACCGCAACCGCGACCACACGGTCTCCAACCGCGGCCGGCGGCTCGACCACATGTGGGCCTCGCCCTCGCTCGCCGACCGGGTCAGCGGGATCCGGGTCGTGCCGGAGGCGCGCAGCTGGGAAAAGCCCTCGGACCACGTGCCGGTGCTGGTGACGATCTCGGGGTAG
- a CDS encoding DUF2252 family protein, protein MSERSDPRLDVILSEIKRVDDVDLSEGPAYGKHRDMVGSPFAFFRGTVSLYYRDLKDGTLPVEVSRKSLTRIQGDCHLENLGFLTEGGAWAGPDWVHFCPNDYDDAGVGYAEWDLVRYATSLFLAADRARCDDDGTYVNWPLDRLHDSPGFEAARGAAKRFFKRYRKTCAAVADDPIECWEAVIRGFKSKHFLADYEEKARDRAVRGDDFTSKSKLAKAADLESDEPRFKPKDGRIERLTGARADEVRAAFAPYVDDTICDVAIRHGAGLGARHADRYYLLVGPDATDREGDDWRKLLELYHLVEIKEQRPPGFLAHFPEIDPANRMPWAHLVIDSQRLMQRHPDRVLDEVVWEGSHWLVRTRHNSKVSPDAEDLADGDLADNLRDHAKASGMAVALAHARSDKRSVRFETHMAERLSKQAIRELVGVAERYAAQVIHDWARLRRLLDERDLIA, encoded by the coding sequence ATGTCCGAGCGAAGCGATCCCCGGCTGGATGTGATCCTCTCGGAGATCAAGCGGGTCGACGACGTCGATCTGTCGGAGGGACCTGCCTACGGCAAGCACCGGGACATGGTGGGATCACCGTTCGCGTTCTTTCGCGGCACGGTGAGCCTCTACTATCGCGACCTGAAGGACGGCACGCTGCCCGTCGAGGTGAGCCGGAAGTCGCTGACGCGAATCCAGGGCGACTGCCATCTGGAGAATCTCGGTTTTCTGACCGAAGGGGGCGCCTGGGCCGGGCCGGACTGGGTTCATTTCTGCCCGAACGACTATGACGATGCCGGGGTGGGCTACGCCGAATGGGATCTGGTCCGGTATGCGACCAGCCTTTTTCTGGCCGCCGACCGGGCGCGCTGCGACGACGACGGGACCTACGTCAACTGGCCGCTGGACCGGCTTCACGATTCGCCGGGCTTCGAAGCCGCGCGCGGCGCGGCGAAACGCTTCTTCAAGCGCTACAGGAAGACCTGCGCGGCGGTCGCCGACGATCCGATCGAGTGCTGGGAAGCCGTGATCCGGGGCTTCAAGTCGAAGCACTTCCTCGCGGACTACGAAGAAAAGGCCCGCGACCGGGCCGTCCGCGGCGACGATTTCACCTCCAAGTCCAAGCTCGCCAAAGCCGCGGATCTGGAATCCGACGAACCGCGGTTCAAGCCGAAGGACGGGCGGATCGAGCGGCTGACCGGTGCCCGCGCGGATGAGGTCCGGGCGGCGTTCGCGCCCTATGTGGACGACACGATCTGCGATGTCGCGATCCGGCACGGTGCCGGCCTCGGGGCCCGTCACGCCGATCGTTACTATCTGCTGGTCGGCCCGGATGCGACCGACCGCGAGGGCGACGACTGGCGGAAGCTTCTGGAGCTCTACCATCTGGTGGAAATCAAGGAACAGCGTCCGCCGGGGTTCCTCGCCCATTTTCCCGAGATCGATCCGGCCAACCGGATGCCGTGGGCGCATCTGGTCATCGACAGCCAGCGGCTGATGCAGCGCCATCCGGACCGGGTGCTCGACGAGGTGGTCTGGGAGGGATCGCACTGGCTGGTGCGGACGCGGCACAACTCCAAGGTCTCTCCCGATGCGGAAGACCTCGCCGACGGCGATCTTGCCGACAACCTGCGGGATCACGCCAAGGCGTCCGGGATGGCCGTGGCGCTGGCGCACGCGCGGTCGGACAAGCGCTCTGTCCGGTTCGAGACCCACATGGCGGAGCGGCTCTCCAAGCAGGCGATCCGCGAACTGGTCGGTGTCGCCGAGCGCTACGCGGCCCAGGTGATTCACGACTGGGCCCGGCTGCGACGCCTTCTCGACGAACGCGACCTGATCGCGTGA
- a CDS encoding HpcH/HpaI aldolase/citrate lyase family protein: MTDIRPRRSVLYMPGSNARALEKAKTLPVDTVIFDLEDAVAPEQKESAREQVIAAVKAGGYGPREVVVRMNPLSAPWGIGDLEAIATSGADAILVPKAETVDDVMAIGRVLSRLGAPTELAIWLMMETPRAVLNAGDIAEAVEEDAGRRLDALVIGTNDLAKETRTRIVPGRATMMPWLMTFVAAARANDLAIIDGVFNDLDDADGFAAECRQGRDLGMDGKTLIHPKQIEEANRAFAPSEEEIEEARAVIAAFEAPENAGKGAISLNGRMVERLHAEIAEKTVALADAIAARGGA; encoded by the coding sequence ATGACCGACATCCGTCCGCGCCGCAGCGTCCTCTACATGCCCGGCTCCAATGCCCGGGCGCTGGAAAAGGCGAAAACGCTTCCCGTCGACACCGTGATCTTCGATCTGGAGGATGCGGTGGCGCCGGAGCAGAAGGAGAGCGCCCGCGAGCAGGTGATCGCGGCGGTCAAGGCCGGCGGATACGGCCCGCGGGAAGTCGTGGTGCGGATGAACCCGCTGTCGGCGCCCTGGGGCATCGGCGACCTGGAGGCCATCGCCACCAGCGGCGCCGACGCCATTCTGGTGCCGAAGGCGGAGACGGTCGACGACGTCATGGCGATCGGGCGGGTGCTGTCCCGGCTCGGCGCGCCGACGGAACTGGCGATCTGGCTGATGATGGAGACCCCGCGCGCTGTCCTGAACGCCGGCGATATCGCCGAGGCGGTCGAGGAGGACGCCGGCCGCCGGCTCGACGCGCTGGTGATCGGAACCAACGACCTCGCCAAGGAGACCCGCACCCGGATCGTGCCCGGCCGGGCCACCATGATGCCCTGGCTGATGACCTTCGTGGCGGCGGCGCGGGCCAACGACCTCGCCATCATCGACGGTGTGTTCAACGATCTGGACGACGCCGACGGGTTCGCCGCCGAATGCCGGCAGGGCCGGGATCTGGGCATGGACGGCAAGACGCTGATCCATCCCAAGCAGATCGAGGAGGCCAACCGAGCCTTCGCGCCGAGCGAGGAGGAGATCGAGGAGGCGCGCGCCGTCATCGCCGCCTTCGAGGCGCCGGAGAACGCCGGCAAGGGGGCGATCTCGCTCAACGGCCGGATGGTCGAACGGCTGCATGCGGAAATCGCGGAAAAGACCGTCGCGCTCGCCGACGCCATCGCCGCCCGCGGAGGCGCCTGA
- a CDS encoding HNH endonuclease, with product MTIAVSPDAHPTLVLNADYRPLSYYPLSLWSWQDAIKAVFLDRVNIVSEYEASVRSPTFEMRLPSVVSLKTYIKPARHPAFTRFNVFLRDRFECQYCGDTDDLTFDHLIPRSKGGLTLWDNVITACSSCNLRKSNKSCREIDMWPRQMPFRPTVQDLHNNGRLFPPNYLHESWLDFLYWDTELEP from the coding sequence GTGACCATAGCGGTATCTCCCGATGCGCACCCTACGTTGGTGCTGAACGCCGACTATCGGCCGCTGAGCTATTATCCGCTCTCGCTGTGGTCGTGGCAGGATGCCATCAAGGCGGTCTTCCTCGACAGGGTGAACATCGTTTCCGAATACGAAGCGTCGGTCCGAAGTCCGACCTTCGAGATGAGGCTTCCGAGCGTCGTCTCGCTGAAGACCTACATCAAGCCTGCCCGCCATCCGGCCTTCACCCGCTTCAACGTCTTCCTCCGCGACCGCTTCGAGTGCCAGTACTGCGGCGACACGGACGACCTCACCTTCGATCATCTGATCCCCCGCTCGAAAGGTGGTCTCACCCTGTGGGACAACGTGATCACGGCCTGCTCGAGCTGCAATCTGCGCAAGAGCAACAAGTCGTGCCGCGAGATCGACATGTGGCCGCGCCAGATGCCGTTCCGGCCCACGGTCCAGGATCTGCACAACAACGGCCGCCTGTTCCCGCCGAACTATCTCCACGAGAGCTGGCTCGACTTCCTGTACTGGGACACCGAGCTGGAACCCTGA
- a CDS encoding ABC transporter ATP-binding protein, producing MAPVLSVQGASKRYDSGFEALKSVDLEIEKGEIFALLGPNGAGKTTLISIICGLVNLTEGKITVGGHDIVRDHRKARSMIGLVPQELTTDQFEKVYDTVSFSRGLFGKPANPAHIERVLKDLTLWDKRDNQLRTLSGGMKRRVMIAKALSHEPEVLFLDEPTAGVDVELRRDMWEVVRGLREAGVTIILTTHYLEEAEEMADRIGVISRGELVLVEEKTELMRKLGQKRLTLLLTEPIERVPEALAEYGLQLSEDGSELVYTYDTRAERTGITSLMTDLRDADIRFRDLYTEQSSLEEIFVNLVRERQ from the coding sequence ATGGCACCCGTCCTTTCCGTGCAAGGCGCGTCGAAGCGATATGATTCCGGCTTCGAGGCCCTCAAATCCGTCGATCTCGAAATCGAGAAGGGTGAGATCTTCGCGCTGCTGGGCCCGAACGGGGCCGGCAAGACGACGCTGATCTCGATCATCTGCGGCCTGGTCAACCTCACCGAGGGCAAGATCACGGTCGGCGGGCACGATATCGTGCGCGACCACCGCAAGGCGCGATCGATGATCGGCCTGGTGCCGCAGGAGCTGACCACGGACCAGTTCGAGAAGGTGTACGACACCGTCTCCTTCAGCCGCGGCCTGTTCGGCAAGCCCGCGAACCCGGCCCACATCGAGCGTGTGCTCAAGGACCTCACCCTCTGGGACAAGCGCGACAACCAGCTGCGGACGCTCTCCGGCGGCATGAAGCGCCGGGTGATGATCGCCAAGGCGCTGTCGCACGAGCCCGAGGTACTGTTTCTCGACGAACCCACCGCGGGTGTCGACGTGGAGCTCAGGCGGGACATGTGGGAAGTGGTCCGCGGCCTGCGCGAAGCGGGCGTGACCATCATCCTCACCACCCACTATCTGGAAGAGGCCGAGGAGATGGCCGACCGGATCGGCGTCATCTCGCGCGGCGAGCTGGTGCTGGTGGAGGAGAAGACCGAACTGATGCGCAAGCTCGGCCAGAAGCGGCTGACGCTGCTGCTGACCGAGCCGATCGAGCGCGTTCCGGAGGCGCTCGCCGAGTACGGGCTGCAGTTGTCGGAGGACGGCAGTGAACTGGTCTACACCTACGACACCCGGGCGGAGCGGACCGGCATCACGTCGCTGATGACCGACCTGCGCGACGCCGACATCCGCTTTCGCGACCTCTACACCGAGCAGAGCTCGCTTGAGGAGATCTTCGTCAATCTGGTGAGGGAGCGCCAATGA
- a CDS encoding GlsB/YeaQ/YmgE family stress response membrane protein, whose protein sequence is MLTILSWIILGLIAGAIAKWIMPGDDPGGIFVTILIGIAGAFVGGYLGTALGVGGVTGGLSIASIITAIVGALVLLFVYRLVRRST, encoded by the coding sequence ATGCTGACCATTCTATCCTGGATCATTCTCGGTCTGATCGCCGGCGCGATCGCCAAATGGATCATGCCGGGCGACGATCCGGGCGGGATCTTCGTGACCATCCTGATCGGCATTGCCGGCGCGTTTGTCGGCGGCTACCTGGGCACCGCGCTCGGGGTCGGCGGCGTCACCGGCGGACTGTCCATCGCCTCCATCATCACGGCGATCGTGGGCGCGCTGGTGCTTCTCTTCGTCTACCGCCTGGTCCGCCGCTCCACCTAG
- a CDS encoding DNA-3-methyladenine glycosylase family protein, which translates to MARRTKVAEADGAASGGVESPPAPIVTDADVARGLEALVALDGRLKEIRSVAGEVPLRLRAPGFEGLARIVVSQQLSVASAASIWARLAERLDPFGPDAVRAASDEELRAAGLSRPKVRTLRAVADAVGDGLDLDHVCRLPAGDAHERLCAVKGIGPWTADIYLLFCAGHPDIFPVGDLALQNAVADGLGLPARPSTKELAAIAEAWSPWRGVAARLFWSYYRARREGREAVPV; encoded by the coding sequence ATGGCAAGACGGACGAAGGTCGCAGAGGCGGACGGCGCGGCGTCGGGCGGGGTGGAGAGCCCGCCGGCGCCGATCGTGACGGATGCCGACGTCGCCCGGGGCCTGGAGGCGCTGGTCGCGCTGGACGGCCGGCTCAAGGAGATCCGGTCGGTGGCCGGCGAGGTGCCGCTGCGGCTCAGGGCGCCAGGCTTCGAGGGGCTGGCGCGGATCGTGGTGTCCCAGCAGCTGTCGGTCGCAAGTGCGGCCTCGATCTGGGCGCGGCTTGCCGAACGGCTGGATCCGTTCGGGCCGGACGCGGTCAGGGCGGCGAGCGACGAGGAGCTGAGGGCGGCCGGGCTGTCGCGGCCGAAGGTGCGGACGCTTAGGGCGGTCGCCGATGCGGTCGGCGACGGGCTCGACCTGGACCATGTCTGCCGGCTTCCGGCCGGGGACGCCCATGAGCGCCTGTGTGCGGTGAAGGGGATCGGTCCGTGGACGGCCGACATCTACTTGCTGTTCTGTGCCGGCCATCCCGACATCTTTCCGGTCGGCGATCTCGCGCTTCAAAATGCCGTCGCGGACGGGCTCGGACTGCCGGCGCGTCCATCGACCAAAGAGCTCGCCGCGATTGCCGAGGCGTGGTCGCCCTGGCGCGGGGTCGCGGCGCGGCTGTTCTGGAGCTACTACCGGGCGAGGCGGGAAGGCCGCGAGGCGGTTCCGGTCTGA